tatagaagtaCTCAGATTTCTGAAAGCAGATATGATTTGCAGGCATACTTGTGCACATGCATCTTACATATGAGCTTACatatcacatttatttatttatttatttattagtagaatttatatcccacctttccattccagaaaggagcactcaaggcggctaacaaataaaatatgaaaatcttgaaaaatataaatataaataaatataaatataaaaaaatcaaatatttaaaaacaataaacacaaataaaacaattgggtttcccccccaaaaagaagaaaaggccatgcccccttgtgtcagcattaaaaggtttgtgtaaataaaaaggtcttaagcccctgccaaaaggactctagagagggagctgttctcagctctatgggaagggagttccacaaatggggagccaccaccgagaaggccctgtttcttgctgccatccccttcacctccactggtgacggcacattcagaagggccccctctgatgacctgagaggatgggtcggATTGTGTGGAAGGaagcagtccctcaaataccctggacccgagccacattgggctttaaatgtcaaaactagcactttgaattcagcccggaaactaactggcagccagtgtagctgccgaagCAGTGGCCCAACTGAGTCGAACCAATGAGCCCCAGCAATCACAAGGGCAGccgcgttctgcactaattgcagtttccggaccgtcttcagaggcagccccacataaagcgtgttgcagtagtctaatctggatgtcactagggcatgggtcactgtggccaggtatGAGCGACTCAGGTATGGTTGCAACtggtgaatcagccgaagctgatcaaaggcttccctggccacagccgctacctgggaatccagaagcaACTGCGGATCTAGGATCACCCCatgctgcaaacctgctccttcagagggagtgcaaccctattTAGAACAGGATAATAGTCTAATACCTgagtcttggacttctggaccaggagaacctctgtcttatcaggattcaatttgcccacatccagctcctAACAGCCTCCAGAGAGTAgtccagaactttgactgcctccttggaatcaggaggaaagtagagaaagagctgggtgtcatcagcatggTATCCAACCCCGAAcctccggatgacctctcccagctgcttcatgtagatgttgaacagcatggtGGACAGAATGGAGCCTTGCGGCACCCCAGCTAAGAGGTCAGGATgccgaacaagcatcccccagcaccaccttctgggatctgtcagccaggaaggagcggaaccactgcaagacagtgcctccaagccccaactcagccaaatgacccagaaggacaccatggtcgatggtgtcgaaggcCGCTGAGAGGTCAAGCAGGACTAATAGGagtgcactccccctgtccattcctcgacgcaggtcatccaccaaggcaaccaaggcagtctctgtcgcaaaccccagcctgaagccagactgaaaaggatagAGATAATCAGccctctggagctgggatgccaccacctgttcaatcaccttgcccagaaatggaataCTAGAGACTGGCCGGAAGTTGTTCAAGTTAGTAggatccagggagggtttcttcaggagggggcaaaccaccaccTGCTTCAAGGTCAGAGGTAGTACTCCCTCCCTCAGAGAAGAATTcatcaccctccctgtccactcggccaaaccccccccccccccggggtggatctaattagccatgctgggcaagggttGAGGGGGCAAAAAGATGGTCTCatactccagagaatcctgtccataTCCTCGGGTTCCACAAGCTGGAAAGAATCCCACAAGATAGGATAGACAGATGTCCCCCACTAGGGACATCACTAGGTACTGCTAATGTGGTATCCAAGTCATGCCGGATCTGATCGACTTTGTCCGCAAAGTGCTTAGCAAACTCATCTCAACGAGCCTCCATGTGCTCTTCCCCATCAGTGGTGGGGGCAAGATGGAGTAGGCCACGATATAGATAAGTTATATATTGACTATGATCTTGGCATTTACGTAAGCCACAAGAAAATACCAATAGCCTTGGAGTTCCATGAAAAGCATTTTATAACGTGTGTGGGAAGTAATAAATGTAAGTAAATACACAGGAGAGGCCCAgatggatcaaaccaaaggtccaTCGAGTTCAGCTTTGTTTTCAAtgattctggaaagttggatgttTCAGGGAAACCCACAAGGAGGGCATGAAGACTGCAgtcttcttccactgcttgtcTACAGGCAActaattttaatatattgtatctgaacatggaggttctgttttgcTATCATTactaatagccactgatagatcATGGTCTCAAGGcatttgtctaatccccctttaaagttACTTAAAGCAGCAGCCATCACCATATTCTGTAGGAACAAATGCCACCAGTTAATTATTTGTAGTCTTTTGTCAAGAACTTCCTCGTATCCGATCTGTACCAGCTACCCGATCAAGTGGTGTTGCTGGAGTGTCCCACCCCCAGAGCAGTGACACTCCCTACCGTGAGACTGTGCAGTGACACAAAGCATATTGTGTCATTGGTGGTGACACAATGGCATCATCGCATGCACCGTTTAATTGCTTCAGGGGGGCTGCCATTTGCAACTGTTTGGAGCTGTGGGCAGCAGGAGGGTTCACCTGTCAACAAATGCAGCATGGCGCTCTTCTCACTAGGGGCTCAGGTGGTGTacctgtaaaccccccccccatctgcctgaGGTGTTGCAACTGGAGCGTCTGCCTCCCCAGTGACATTACtgtgccaatcagtttcatttggcaagtccaaagtccagtggTGCTGTGATCCTGTTCCTTTCCTTCCAGGGCAGCAAACAAAGAAAGGTCCCACCgcctccctcctgtccacctGGATGGGCAAAAAAGGGCAGAGCTATCCTCCTCCTACCATTACCTTCATCACTACCTGTTTGTTCCTATCCAGTTCCATCACCAAACATGCAGACTGGGCAGAGCATGACTGGAGTCCCTGCACTATCTACCAGTCTACCTACATGTTCTGCAATATCAGCCATCCCTCACTCAACAGGTCAACATGCCCATCACAAGCCATTTCTTTATATTCCTAATTATCAGACTTCCATCTACTGCACTAATATCCTCAGAGCCCATGCCCCAAGGTCATGCTATTGGTGCAAGAGTATATCAGCTAATTTGAGAAAGGGATCTTTTCTAAGAGATAATTTCCTTCTTCCTCAGTATGGCACCTTCCTactcttagaccaggggtgcccaaaccccggccctggggccacttgcggccctcgaggtctctcaatgcggccctcagggagcctccaatctccaatgagtctctggccctccggagatttgttggagcccgcactggcctgacgcaactgctctcagtatgagggcaactgtatgacctctcgcgtgagctgtgggatgagggctccctccactgtttgctgtttctcgtctgtgatgcagtagcagcagcaaaggaaaggccagccttgctttgtgcaaggccttttataggccttgagctattgcaagaccttcgttcattcatataagatcatctttaatatagtcatttatgtacacttatgtaaacttatattcattatgtaaatttactTATGTAAATAAGGAAGGAGTTGTGCTTTCCTTGTTTCTTCACTGTTTTGCTGAATTGACATAGCTACCTAACTAGCCTGACTCTTTCCCTGCTTCTCTAGGCTTCATCAGTAGGGTTGTCATATGCTTCCCTGCTGCGATTCCCCTTTGAACCCCTTTGCGATTCCCCTTTGCTGTAACTAGTTGTCCCCCCCTTACCAAACACAATGCCTGTTGTATTGGGAGAAGAGCACATAAACTTCAGAAAAAGGATATGTGACTAGTTTGCAGTTCCAAGATTATTCAATTCCACCAGATGAGTCAGGTGCTATGGAATGCCCAAGACTACAACTAGAGGTGATTAAAAGGAAATGAAAGGTCATTTGGGGTTCTCGAAAGCTCTAGAGATTATTCTAAGCCCTTGAAGGCCACTTGCAACCTCTGGAATCATAGGCATTTGACTCTCACCTCCTAGCTTACAAATTGAGTTTAATTTGCAGCCTTTTCTAGCCTTTCATATCTTAGCTATTCTCAGACATAGCAATTGACAAATCGttgaaaaaatattaaaacacatCTGAGTTCAAAAGTATTTTTCCTTTATTTATAAGATGTTGCTCTAAAATTTTGCTGATACTGCTTTGAGAGAAATTTCTTCACATTATTTTCGACCAGCTACCTTCCATTTTCTTATCATTGCTATTCCCAGTCTACAGTGTAAAAATTACATGTTGAGATCTTCTACAATACATAAAACCATGTTATTCAAAAATGAATACATCATTAATGGATTATAATGTAGAGGGTTTTATAACCAGCAGTAAACAGAATAGAGTGTCCATACAATTATTTACAGCATATAGATGTATAGTGTGTTTAAAAATGATTCATTTACCACATTATTAGAATGAGACATTAACAttcatgtttgtttttcagaacatAATAAAAAAGACACTATTCATTCATACATGTTATCACTAAAGAACATGGAATCACAGAccttataaaatattttaatttagatAAGAGTTCATGAGTAAAACTTCTACCACTGTGGTAAAAAGTCTGATAATACTAATAACTTCTAGTCTGGAAGGCAGCTAATTTTCTTTCCTTTAGTTTTAGGATCTTTTATCAGTGTGAAGGCACTTAGAAGTATCTAACAAATTGGACCTGACTTAGTAAGGATGTCATCTCCACTTTAATTCTTAATACTCTTTACATTCTTATGCCATTCCTGACCTTTAAAAGTTATAACATGTGCCTAATAGCAATGTGTTGCCATGTTAACCCACTTCAGTTATTGCTTAGCTACAGGCAGCCTATGAATCTGGCTATTCTTCCATAGCACATTTGGATGATTGTCATTTTAGCTGGTTGCAAATCCTTTTACAGTGTTCTGGCAGCTGTCAGATATGagctcattcatttcattttgtttacTTTCTTCTTTATTCTCATGGTTGGGATGATGCTTTGGTGTTCTTGCTCTTTTAGACCTTCTGACACAAAACTTTAACAGCAAATAGCAGAATTCGGCTACATTTAACAGAATGCAAATGCAAGACACAGCAATCATGAAAATGGTAAAGACTGTCTTTTCAGTGGGTCGGGAAACAAAACAATCTACCTTGTTGGGACAAGGTAAAACTTCGCATTTCAGTAAACGAGGCATGGTGTACCCTTTGTACATGGAGTAAAACACATACATGAAGGCAGCTTCAAAGATCAGCCTAAACAGGATGCTAGTAGTGTATGTCCACCATAAGGGCCCCTCTATATGAAATCTCTGTTGCTTTATTTCTTCTATGTCTTTATATTCACAGTTTTGATCTCCCCTTCgaaacttctttttcttttcatgtcTTCTGTAGGCAACATGCATTGCCACCAAGAGCGCAGGAGTGGAGACGAAGATGAGCTGGAGGGCCCAGAGTCGAATGTGGGAAACGGGGAAAAAATGATCATAGCAGACATTTTTGCATCCTGGCTGCAGTGTGTTGCAGACAAAGTCATCTTGCTCATCACCCCAGACTTCCTCTGCAGCGACAACAAGAATCATAATACGGAATATGAATAGGACAGTCAGCCAAATCTTTCCAATACTGGTAGAATGTTTGTTTACACCTCCTAAAATGGCCTGCAGTGTTCCCCAGTCCATGTTATCGTTTAAGTCCTTGGACCTATTAAGACAAAAAGAATATGTCAAGAGGATCATATCATGAAATATGGAGTCATTTTGTAAGGCATAGACAAGCTAAATTAGCAATAAGCTGCTCCAACATCATTGTAAAGAATATTAGCTGAAATGAGAGATTTTTACTAATTCTGAAATCCCTAATTTAAGAAATAAAAAATTATCTTGGTTAAGTTGCAAAGCAGCCAAGGTTTTACAAGGACATGCATTTGGATTGAGAAGCTCAGGTTTCAAAATTGCAAACAGGTTTTAAATTGCAAATTCCTCAGTTTGATCCAGTAAGCTCAGTTGTTAATTGCCAACAATACTGCTTAACAAGCATTAGTTAATGCAGAACTGACTAGAATAAAGGCAGAGTCTGAGGATCTGATTTTATGGGGATAGAAGAATACCTTGGAAGGTCAGTTACTTTTTTGGAGAAGGAGTTTGCTTAACAGAATTGGTGTTCCAATCTCCTGATTAGAGAACTTAATCAGGAGTTTTCAGAGTTTGTTTAACCAATCTCTCTTAACTAATCATGTGGCTCTAACTATAATCTTAGCAAATTAAAGTCTTTTAGCATCTTTAATAAGCCAGCTGGCCCTGGAGAAGCCAATCACTTAAGTTCAATGTTGAAGCATCAGTTTTCCAATCAAATAGTAAGTGTTTAACAAGCAAGCTTCTTCAGACTGCAAGTACAGTATACTATGTAATGGAAACATTTAAAAGCAGAAATTCATTGTCACACACAtatatggtccaatcctatccaactttccagcaccagagtaagggaacaaatttccttgaagaggcctccatgactgctcctcccccactgcaagatgcatcGTGAatcccattggcatggatgcattAGTACTGAAAAGTTAAATAGAACTGGATCCATAGTTACATTGTCTCTCTTGTTCTGACTTTTCAAATTGCTAAAAATTATTTGGTTAATGTtctgtttaaaattttattttcagtGGGACAAAACAACAATCACCCCAGGAACAAAATACAGATCAATATAAGGGTCTTGAGATTTGATGCTATCAATAGAGTTGTCATGTTTTAATTGAGCAAATAAATGATGTCCAGTCCAGGCACTCATCACATCAGTGGGACAGGATGCATTATTGTATCTGCCGTCTTTTTTGAAGCCAGTGTACGTTTCCTTACGATTGAACTTTCCCTCAGAACATTTCTGTTTTACAGATGTGTGCACACATGAAAATGTGCTAAGGAAAACTGTGTGTCTGGCAACACTTCACTATATTACATTCATGGTAATGTACAATGAACTTTAACTTGCTATTCAAGCTACCAATGTGGGGAATACCTTATCTATGATAAGTCAGTAATGTGAAAATGTATTGCTGCCCATTGAGATAGTTTCTTATGAGCAAATAAGTTCAAACTCTGTCCATAATCAGTTTTCTACTTGTTGTATAGAAAATGCATCAAATGAGGAATAAGCTATAAAAATGGGATGAGTGGCAGCCTTCACAATCAGTAAAACCGTAATGTCAATAAGAGAGAAAAAGCTGTCAACAATCCCCGTTTTCATTAAACTGGGAAACACATTTGATTACGAATCAAGATAAAAACTATTTCTACTAACACACCTCCTtttcttgcattttaaaaataacgcCTCTAGAATATTGATAGCTCAAGAGAATATTGAAACAATATTGAATTTTGCGAGAATATGGATAATTGACTTTTATAGTAAAAGTCACTTGGATGATTTTAATGTTATAGTTTTCAAGTCACAAGATCAGTTTTGCAAGCCCAGGGCCAGAACATCCATGGGGTAAAGTGAGGGGGCAGACAAGTGCAGGTAGCTAGATCCCAGCTCCATGGCCTTCCACTGGCACCCTCCATAGCTTCCTCACTTTGTTCCCATTTGCCCCACTTACCTCCTCTATCCTCACTTGGTCTTTTCTGTGTTTTGAAACAGAGAAGCAGAGCAAGGTTAGAATGAGAAAGCTGGGAGAAGAACCACTCCATTTCCAAAATAGGACATTTTCCCCATTTTTGGAAGTGAGGTGATGCTTCTCTTGTTCTGGCCCTGCTCCGACACTTTATTTCCCAATAGTGCAGCATAgcaaaaaaaggggaggaaaaaagacaTCACAGCAGGAGGGTGAACTGGGAAGGTAGTCTGGCATCAGCACTACTACCAAAGATTACAATAGTGGAGCTCAAGGAGGAAGCCACTACTGCTGCCACCAGGGGTCCTGTTGTGCTACCTCCACCTCCTTCTCTGAAGGAGAAGCTAGGCATGGGGATATGGCCGGTTTGAAGGAAGAAAAGACAGCAGCATTGGAGGGCATGTGCATTACTGCAGCCAATAAACAAAGGGAGGTGGAACTGAAGTATGGCCTCAGGTACCAGTCCAACTTGAGCCAAGTCTATCCAGCCTGTTCCATTTCAATGGCCGAAGCAGTAACAAAAGcaaaaaattattaaaacataACAACATTTCATCTAATTCACCACTCTCTCCCAATTTAAACATGAGCCCCAAAGGCTAACACAAACAGGTAGAGCCTACAAAGCATCTGAAAGTTGCTCAGGCTTGGACTTTGGTGAATCTTATTCTGGTCCTCGACTACAGGATCTAGATGCAAGTGtatttaattcctttttttgttATAGTGTCAACGTGTTTATGGTTGTGCCAGTGTAACATTATATGCAGAATGCAGTTGGTTTCAACCTCTGATATGTGTCATGGATATAACCTTTCATAACCCTGAGTCATGTTATGATCTTTGGGCAGGAAACAAACCCAGTCACTCACAAGCTAACCTGTGTGTCACACCCCTTTTACCTGAGACATCAACAGAAATAGTTTCTGCTCTGCTGCACAAAGACACTGATGTTTAGAGCCAGAAACTCTTGAAAAGAGTCAAAATCTTAGATAACTGGAATTAAGGAATTGGTGAAATTGAAACTTTTGGAAAGAATACTGAACTGTTACTGGAGTTGAAAAGGAACTCTTTTCCCTTACAAAGTATACAATGTCTCCAGTCTAGAAGTCTAGAAGATTTATCAGGATTAATTCCTTAGTACAAATTTTAGAAACATGTTACGTTGCTTGTTGATCAGGTTCCTTGCAGATCAAGCAAACCCAGTTCTCACCTCTACTTAGTCACCTCACATTTTGCAAAGTTCTACAGGTCCAATCAAAGTCTAGCCAATGTTTGCTCAGTAAACACAAAGCATAAAGAAGAGGCAAGTGTTCTCAAAACACACAGGAAGCTATAGCAAATTGAAGCTACTCAGCATGTGTTTACATATGCCCCAGTCCTTGGGGATGTGCTTTTCCCTTCCATAATTTGTACATTTTCTGCAGCAACTATGAGTCAAAAACCAGTGTACCTATGAATCCATGTAGAGTGCAAAGGAACTCTCAATCCCTTTGCGAATATaccttagaaagaaagaaatctttgGATATTTAGAATTTGCACCCAGTTTTCATGAATTTTTGCTAAACTCAGATTAGTATCTTTATTGCTTTTGATAAACTTATAAATTCTATATATGCTATAGCTTGGGAGACAAGAGTAGTGGCGTTGCTAGGCTTGACAGCACTTTggacagtgacatgatgatgtcatcatgtcacccatcatagccaaacttccaggttgcccaGTGCCTGCTGCCAATGCCAAaggcccaccttccccccccccccagcatcccatgaagTTTCTAGTAAGAGTTGACAGCTAATTCAGAGAAAAGTTTGAAACTCAACACAATCCAGAGGGCCAAGAAAAGATTCCAAAACACAACTAGTCAAGAGCTTTTCCTTCTGCAAGGAGCTAAATGTTTAGCTTTTGCTTTGCACACACATTTATCTTCCCTCCTACATGCCTTGGGGCAGTTTGTTTTTATGAGTCCAAAAGCCTGTTTGTGGTAGGATAGCGGTAGATGTCAATGGTTGCCAAAGGCTTCCTTTTTACTATCATTCAACCTGTTGCCTGAAGGATTCTTTGAACTTTTTTGTAGGCTAAAGTTTTCTTTTGCCCCTCTACAGACTTCTGCTGCATTGATCCGCATCTCCACCGTCTgattcttctttttctcttgcTTGCTGGCTCCAAGATGATTGATAGTtgttattttcaggggaggggtgATAACACAATCCCCCTTCAGTCGTGCATGAGTTTCACGACTGAAGGGGGATTGTGTTAccattacccctccccccaaaatcagAGTGGGTTGATCTCTGCCCTCTTTTGGCCCTTCTCCACTTCATATACTGTGTCCACACTCTGCCTCTTTGAGGAGGGAAGGGCCAGAGGAAGACAGAGATCAACTTCCTCACAGCGCAGCCCCAGGACACTGGAGGGAGAAGAGCGTGCAGTGCTGGGGCAACCCAGAATGGCTCGGCTTTGCTGCTTGGGGCTGCACAGGTGCAAGCCTCACCGGATCTGGGGAGGGGGCGACAGCCTGCCCCTTCAAGCCATGAGTATccaccccttaaagaggcagAGAGTGTGGGCACCgtagggggggggaaatgagccAGAGGACAAGAGATCAATGCTGACTccatgagcttcatggctgaagggaGATTTAAACACTGTTGTGtcatttttgcc
This portion of the Tiliqua scincoides isolate rTilSci1 chromosome 3, rTilSci1.hap2, whole genome shotgun sequence genome encodes:
- the LOC136644722 gene encoding gap junction beta-6 protein, with the translated sequence MDWGTLQAILGGVNKHSTSIGKIWLTVLFIFRIMILVVAAEEVWGDEQDDFVCNTLQPGCKNVCYDHFFPVSHIRLWALQLIFVSTPALLVAMHVAYRRHEKKKKFRRGDQNCEYKDIEEIKQQRFHIEGPLWWTYTTSILFRLIFEAAFMYVFYSMYKGYTMPRLLKCEVLPCPNKVDCFVSRPTEKTVFTIFMIAVSCICILLNVAEFCYLLLKFCVRRSKRARTPKHHPNHENKEESKQNEMNELISDSCQNTVKGFATS